The segment GTGGTGGATCACGTTCCCCGGCCTGGCGGTCGTCGCGACCGTGCTCTGCATCAACTTCATCGGCGACGGCCTGCGCGACGCGCTCGATCCGAAGATCATCCGCTAGCGCGGGACGGCGTCGCTCCGGTCCTGAGCGGGTGGTCTACGCCGTTTCGCCGGCGAAGTGGCAGGCCGCGAAGTGACCGCTCCGCCATTCCTTGAGCGGCGGCTCCTCTTCGGCGCAGATCCCGTTCTGGGTCCCCTTGGCCCGAGCCAGCGGGCAGCGGGTCCGAAAGTGGCATCCCGAGGGCGGGTTGTACGGACTTGGCACATCCCCGGTGAGCTTGATCCGTTCGCGCCGGTGGCCCGGATCCGGGTTGGGAATCGCCGACAGCAGCGACTGGGTGTAGGGATGCAGTGGTCGATCGTAGAGTTCCTGGGAGGCCGCTAGTTCCACGATCTTGCCCAGGTACATCACCGCGATCCGATCGCTGATATAGGCGACGACCGCCAGGTTGTGGGCGACGAAGATGTAGGTCAGATTGAACTCGCGTCTCAGCTCGACCATCAGGTTGAGAACCTGCGACTGGATCGAGACGTCGAGGGCCGAGACCGGTTCGTCGGCGACGATCATTTTCGGGTTGAGGGCGAGGGCCCGCGCAATGCCGATACGCTGCCGCTGGCCGCCCGAGAACTCATGCGGGTAACGGTTCAGGTACTCGGGCCGGAGCCCGACCTTCATCAGCACCTCACGGACGATATTCTCGCGCCGTCGACGCCGGCGGACGCCATGCACGAGCAGGCCTTCACCGACGATGTCGCCGATCGACATCCTGGGGTTCAGCGAGCCGATCGGGTCCTGGAAGATCATCTGCAGGTCCGCGCGCACCTTCTTCATGGGGCGCCTCGAGATCTTCGTGATGTCCTTGCCCTCGAACTCGATCGTCCCGGCGGTGGGCTCGATCAGCCGCAGGATCGTCCGGCCCAGCGTGGACTTGCCGCACCCCGACTCGCCTACCAACCCGAGCGTCTCGCCCTGCTTGACCGCCAGGTCGACACCGTCGACAGCCTTGATGTGGCCGATGGTGCGCTGCAGCAAGCCGCGGCGGACAGGAAAGTAGGTGCACAACCCGCGCACACGCAGCAAGGGCGCGGCGCCCCCAGCCACGAGCACGGGACGAAGTGTGCTCTCACCAGGCTTCAGGGTCGGGGCGCCGGCTGCTTCCATGAGCGAATCAGGCCTCGGCCGTCGACCCGCTGGTCCGGCCCGCATCGGACCGCGCAGCAGACGACTTGCTCGGCATCGCCTCGATCACGGTCGAGACTTTTCGCCGGCCCGACTCGACCAGCCAGCAGGCTGCCCTCTGGTCACCCAGTTCGAACAGCGGCGGCTGCTTGGCGCACTTGTCGAAGCGGTAGTCGCAGCGTGGGGCAAACCGGCAACCGGCCGGCCACCGTAGCGGATTGGGAACCGTCCCGCGAATGACCGCAAGCTTGGCGTCCTGGCTCATCCCCAGTCGGGGGATGGATTTCATCAACCCCTCGGTGTAGGGCATCTGCGGCGACTCGAACAGCGTCTGGACGTTTGTCTGCTCGACGATCTGCCCGGCGTACATGACGGCTACGTCTTTGCACATCTCGGCCACGACGCCCAGGTCGTGGGTGATCAGGAGAATCGAGGTCTTGAGGCGGGCCTGCAGGTCCCGCATCAGGTCGAGGATCTGCGCCTGGATGGTGACGTCAAGCGCCGTCGTGGGCTCGTCCGCGATCAGCAGCTTGGGGTCGCAGGACAGCGCCATCGCGATCATGACGCGTTGCCGCATGCCACCGGACATGTGGTGCGGGTAGTCTTTGACCCGGCGCTCGGGGGAGGGAATCCGGACCAGGTCGAGCATCTCGATGGCCCGTTTCCAGGAATCAGCGCGGGAGAGCTTCATGTGCAGCTGCACGGCCTCCGCGATCTGGTCGCCCACCGTGTAGACCGGGTTGAGGGACGTCATGGGCTCCTGGAAGATCATCGCGATGTCGGAGCCGCGGATCTTGCGCATGTCGTCCATCTCCAGCTCGGTGAGGTCCTTGCCCTCGAAGATGACGCGCCCGCCCGCGATCTCGCCGGGGTAGTCGAGCAGTCGCATGATGCTCAGGGCCGTCACGCTCTTGCCGCAGCCTGACTCACCGACCAGCCCCATGGTCTCGCCCTGCGGAATCGAAAACGAGATGCCGTCGACCGCCCGCACGATACCGTCCCCGGTGCGGAAGTGGGTTTCGAGATTGACGACGCGAAGCAGGTCAGCCATGGGCGCGCCCCTGTCCCCGGCGCGGAGCGGCTTCATGGCTGCGCAGCGAAGCGGCTCCACGGTCGGGCGAGTGCTGGCTTAGGGGGGAGGCGTCGATAGAAGCGGACACCCTGAGATCGATCCGAGTTTATCAGCCCCGGTGACAAACCGTCATCTGGGCGAGTTCGGGACGTCTTCCGGCCGGGCGGGGTACGGGAGCCGGCCGAACCGGGTCAACGCGATAATCAACCGATGCTGAAGGGTAAGCTCTGGCGGCACCGGGACTTCCTCAAACTTTGGACCGGCGAAACGGTCAGCCAGTTCGGAAGCCAGGTGACGTTCCTGGCCGTTCCCACCGTGGCGATCCTGATCCTGCACGCGGGCCCCTTCCAGGTTGGGGTACTGTCGGCACTCGAGTTCCTGGCCTTTCCCACCCTGGGCCTGGTCGCCGGCGTCTACGCCGATCGGCTTCGGCGCCGCCCGATCATGATCGCCTGCGACTTCGGCCGCATGGTGGCCATCGGGTCGATCCCCGCCGCCTACCTGCTCAACCTCCTGACGCTGGAACAGCTCTACATCGTCGCGCTCGTGACCGGCGTCTGCACGGTCTTCTTCGACGTCTCCTACCAGTCTTACCTCCCCGCGCTGGTGGACCGTCCAAACTTGCTCGAGGGCAACACGAAGCTCGAGATCAGCCGCTCCACCGCGCAGGTCGCGGGGCCGGCCGTCGCCGGTTTCCTGATCCAGTGGATCGGGGGCGCGAGGGCGGTTGCCGTCGATGCGCTGTCGTTTCTCCTTTCCGCGCTGGCTCTGATCGCGATCAAAACGCCCGAGCCCCAGCCGAAGCCGAGCACGGCGAGTGGGGCGATCGGCTTCATTCCCGAAGTGAAGGAGGGGCTCGAGGTGGTGTTCAAGAACCCGCTCTTGTGGCGGATCGCCGGTTGCACCGCGACAACGAACCTCGGCTCGAACATTATCTTCGGCGCCGTCTTCCTGGTGTTTGCCTATCGCCGGCTGCACCTATCCGCCGCCGAGGTTGGCATCGTCTTCGCCGTGGGCAGCGTCGGGGGCTTGATCGGCGCATTCCTGGCCGCCTGGGTCGCTCGCAGGCTGGGCATCGGGCCCACCCTGGGAGGGTCGATCGCTGTGGGCGGACTCGCCCTGCTGGCGACCCCGGTCGCTCTCGTCGCCCCGCCGGTGCCGGTGCTCGCGGCGCTTGGCTTTCTCGAGGGTCTGACCGGCCCGATCTACAACATCAGCCAGGTGAGCCTGCGACAGGCGATCACCCCGGACCGGGTCCAGGGGCGCATGAACGCCACGATGCGAACCATCGTCTGGGGCACGATCCCGATCGGGGCGTTCGTCGGCGGGATCCTGGGAACCTCGATCGGCCTCGTGCAGACGATTGTGCTCGGCGGCATCCTGTCGCTGTTGGCCGCGCTCTGGATCTTCCTTGGTCCGGTGATCCGGCTCAAGGAGCAGCCGGCGCCGGTAACGGCATGACCTCACGCCTGCTGATTCGTGACGCGTGCCTGGCCGATGGCCACTCGGCAACCCTGGAGGTCGGCGTCAGCCTCCTGGTCGAGAACGGCCGGATTGCGTGGCTGTCGCCCGAGGAGTCGGATCCCGGCGATGCCGAGCTGCTCGACGGCGGCGGCGCCACGATCGTGCCGGCCTTCGTGGATGCCCACAGTCACCTGACGATGCCCGGGGGCAGCCATTGGATCGAGCGCGGCTCGGACCCGCCCGAGCTCTTGCGCGAGACGGCGCGACGGAACGCGGATCGCCTGGTGCAGGCCGGCATCCTGTGGGCCCGCGACGTCGGCTCGCCGGCCGGCCTCGACGGCCGGGCGGTCAGTCTAGAGGTTCGCCAGGAGATGGCGGGGCAGGCCGGAACGCCGTATATCCGGGTCGCCGGGACCTGGATCGCGACCGACGGCTATCTGCCGATGACCGTGCCCGTCAAGGACGGCGACGGGCTGCGGGCGGCGGCGCTCGCGCAGCTCGACTCGGGAACCGACTTCGTCAAGATCATGCTCGACCCGCCGGACCGCTCCGACCGCTGTCCATTCACGGCGGATGACGTTCGCAAGGCGTGCAAGGCCGTGCACAGCCGAGGCCGGAAGATCACTGCCCACGCCACCATCCTCGACGGCGCGCGTGTCGGCGCCGAGGCCGGCGTGGATTCGATCGAGCACGGCATGGAGCTCGATGATGCGACCGCGGCCACCATGCGGGCGAACAACGTCGCGCTCGTCTCCACGCTCTCGGTCCTCGCGAGCTGGGCCACCTTCGCGCGGACGACCCGCATCGAGCGCTTCACCAGCGACGAGAGCAAGCGCCGGCTCGCGGCAAGGCGCGAAGGGGCGTTTGCGGCCATCAAGGCCGCGCACCGGGCCGGGGTCCGCATCGCGGCCGGCTCGGATTTCGGCGGCGGCTCCGTGCGCGCGGGCCACCTCGCCTGGGAGGTCGAGCAGCTGGTCGAGGCGGGGCTCGAGCCGCACGAGGCATTGGCCGCGGTGACCTGGCGAGGCGGCGAGCTGCTGGGTGTCGACCATGCGGGCCGGCTCCGGCCCGGTGATCCCGCCGACCTCGTCCTGGTGCATGGCGATCCCCTCAGCGATCCGCGCGCGCTCTGGCGGGTGTGGGCCGTCTTCAAGGGTGGCGAGCGGGTCGCGTAGCGGACGTCTCGGCGCACGGAAGGCCGGCTTCAGGACGTTCTCAGAGGCGACCGTCGATAATGAAAACAGTCTCGGGTTTTCGGCGTTGTTTCCTCAGGAGCGTGCGGGTTGCCC is part of the Candidatus Dormiibacterota bacterium genome and harbors:
- a CDS encoding amidohydrolase family protein; the encoded protein is MTSRLLIRDACLADGHSATLEVGVSLLVENGRIAWLSPEESDPGDAELLDGGGATIVPAFVDAHSHLTMPGGSHWIERGSDPPELLRETARRNADRLVQAGILWARDVGSPAGLDGRAVSLEVRQEMAGQAGTPYIRVAGTWIATDGYLPMTVPVKDGDGLRAAALAQLDSGTDFVKIMLDPPDRSDRCPFTADDVRKACKAVHSRGRKITAHATILDGARVGAEAGVDSIEHGMELDDATAATMRANNVALVSTLSVLASWATFARTTRIERFTSDESKRRLAARREGAFAAIKAAHRAGVRIAAGSDFGGGSVRAGHLAWEVEQLVEAGLEPHEALAAVTWRGGELLGVDHAGRLRPGDPADLVLVHGDPLSDPRALWRVWAVFKGGERVA
- a CDS encoding oligopeptide/dipeptide ABC transporter ATP-binding protein, which produces MEAAGAPTLKPGESTLRPVLVAGGAAPLLRVRGLCTYFPVRRGLLQRTIGHIKAVDGVDLAVKQGETLGLVGESGCGKSTLGRTILRLIEPTAGTIEFEGKDITKISRRPMKKVRADLQMIFQDPIGSLNPRMSIGDIVGEGLLVHGVRRRRRRENIVREVLMKVGLRPEYLNRYPHEFSGGQRQRIGIARALALNPKMIVADEPVSALDVSIQSQVLNLMVELRREFNLTYIFVAHNLAVVAYISDRIAVMYLGKIVELAASQELYDRPLHPYTQSLLSAIPNPDPGHRRERIKLTGDVPSPYNPPSGCHFRTRCPLARAKGTQNGICAEEEPPLKEWRSGHFAACHFAGETA
- a CDS encoding ABC transporter ATP-binding protein, whose protein sequence is MADLLRVVNLETHFRTGDGIVRAVDGISFSIPQGETMGLVGESGCGKSVTALSIMRLLDYPGEIAGGRVIFEGKDLTELEMDDMRKIRGSDIAMIFQEPMTSLNPVYTVGDQIAEAVQLHMKLSRADSWKRAIEMLDLVRIPSPERRVKDYPHHMSGGMRQRVMIAMALSCDPKLLIADEPTTALDVTIQAQILDLMRDLQARLKTSILLITHDLGVVAEMCKDVAVMYAGQIVEQTNVQTLFESPQMPYTEGLMKSIPRLGMSQDAKLAVIRGTVPNPLRWPAGCRFAPRCDYRFDKCAKQPPLFELGDQRAACWLVESGRRKVSTVIEAMPSKSSAARSDAGRTSGSTAEA
- a CDS encoding MFS transporter, with the protein product MLKGKLWRHRDFLKLWTGETVSQFGSQVTFLAVPTVAILILHAGPFQVGVLSALEFLAFPTLGLVAGVYADRLRRRPIMIACDFGRMVAIGSIPAAYLLNLLTLEQLYIVALVTGVCTVFFDVSYQSYLPALVDRPNLLEGNTKLEISRSTAQVAGPAVAGFLIQWIGGARAVAVDALSFLLSALALIAIKTPEPQPKPSTASGAIGFIPEVKEGLEVVFKNPLLWRIAGCTATTNLGSNIIFGAVFLVFAYRRLHLSAAEVGIVFAVGSVGGLIGAFLAAWVARRLGIGPTLGGSIAVGGLALLATPVALVAPPVPVLAALGFLEGLTGPIYNISQVSLRQAITPDRVQGRMNATMRTIVWGTIPIGAFVGGILGTSIGLVQTIVLGGILSLLAALWIFLGPVIRLKEQPAPVTA